A genomic window from Nitrospiria bacterium includes:
- the thiE gene encoding thiamine phosphate synthase produces MGRRIDFDLYLVTDRHLTDRSLDEVVEEALAGGVRAVQLREKDLPAREFLRRAEKLRSLTTRFGARLLINDRLDVCLAVGADGVHLRADSLPVSAARKILGPDRLIGQSTHGISEVIEAQEAGADFVVLGPIYDTPSKRSMGRPLGPSAIRSAASRVSIPVFAIGGIRLEQISEVIRHGGRGAAVISALLQAPNPREAASAMLRELKSLRSATMVPSPDGVRERAIDRSWVR; encoded by the coding sequence TTGGGTCGCCGGATCGATTTTGACCTTTATCTAGTCACGGACCGGCACCTAACCGACCGGTCGTTGGACGAAGTTGTGGAGGAAGCCCTGGCGGGGGGTGTCCGGGCCGTGCAGCTCCGGGAAAAGGATCTTCCGGCACGGGAATTTCTGCGGCGGGCAGAGAAATTGAGGTCGCTGACGACCCGGTTCGGCGCACGCCTGCTGATCAATGATCGTCTGGACGTCTGTCTGGCGGTGGGAGCCGATGGGGTTCATCTCCGCGCCGACAGCCTCCCCGTTTCGGCGGCGCGCAAGATTTTGGGGCCGGATCGGCTTATCGGGCAGTCCACCCATGGGATCTCGGAGGTGATCGAGGCGCAGGAGGCGGGGGCCGACTTTGTCGTGCTGGGGCCGATTTACGATACCCCCTCCAAGCGGTCGATGGGGCGGCCGTTGGGACCGTCGGCGATCCGATCCGCGGCTTCCCGGGTTTCCATACCGGTGTTCGCGATCGGGGGAATACGCCTCGAACAAATTTCAGAAGTAATCCGTCATGGGGGTCGAGGCGCGGCGGTGATCTCCGCGCTTCTTCAGGCTCCGAACCCGCGGGAAGCGGCCTCGGCGATGCTGCGCGAATTAAAATCGCTGCGATCCGCCACGATGGTCCCGTCGCCTGATGGAGTTCGGGAGAGGGCTATTGACCGTAGTTGGGTTCGGTGA
- a CDS encoding thiazole synthase, whose amino-acid sequence MKDDVLTIGGVQLKSRLIVGTGKYKDFEQTRRAIEASGADMVTVAVRRVNIIDRDKENLLDYVDPQKYRILPNTAGCYTAEEAVRTARLARAAGITNLVKLEVIGDQKTLFPDTAGLIEAAKILVREGFVVLPYTNDDPIVAKKLEDVGCACVMPLAAPIGSGLGIRNPYNIQIIRETVRVPVIVDAGVGTASDAAVAMEMGCDGVLMNTGIAGAQDPIAMAEAMKFAVWAGRLAYRAGRIPKKLYANASSPAAGMIE is encoded by the coding sequence ATGAAGGATGATGTATTGACGATTGGGGGGGTTCAGCTGAAATCCCGCCTGATTGTTGGCACAGGCAAGTACAAGGATTTTGAACAGACCCGACGGGCGATCGAGGCGTCCGGCGCCGATATGGTCACGGTGGCGGTCCGCCGGGTGAATATCATCGACCGGGATAAGGAAAACCTTCTCGACTATGTGGATCCTCAAAAGTACAGGATCCTGCCCAACACGGCCGGTTGTTACACGGCGGAGGAAGCCGTCCGCACCGCGCGGCTGGCCCGGGCCGCGGGCATTACCAACCTGGTCAAGTTGGAAGTGATCGGGGATCAAAAGACATTATTTCCGGATACGGCCGGCCTGATCGAGGCGGCGAAGATTCTGGTCCGGGAAGGGTTTGTGGTCCTTCCCTATACGAACGATGACCCCATCGTGGCCAAGAAATTGGAGGACGTCGGCTGCGCCTGCGTCATGCCGCTGGCGGCACCGATCGGATCGGGTTTGGGGATTCGAAACCCGTACAATATCCAGATTATCCGGGAGACCGTGAGGGTTCCAGTCATCGTCGACGCCGGGGTGGGGACGGCGTCCGATGCGGCCGTCGCGATGGAAATGGGCTGTGACGGCGTCTTGATGAACACCGGGATCGCGGGGGCGCAGGACCCCATCGCGATGGCCGAGGCGATGAAGTTTGCGGTCTGGGCCGGCCGCCTGGCGTATCGCGCGGGCCGGATTCCAAAAAAACTCTATGCCAACGCCAGCAGCCCTGCGGCAGGGATGATCGAATAA
- the thiS gene encoding sulfur carrier protein ThiS produces MPPVIQVLVNGERREFEKDTTVARLLEQLGSPPERVAVELNLRILDKQDFPLTVLNDGDRLEIINFVGGGV; encoded by the coding sequence ATGCCGCCGGTGATTCAAGTGCTTGTGAACGGAGAACGCCGGGAGTTTGAAAAGGACACGACGGTGGCGCGCCTGCTGGAGCAGCTGGGCAGCCCGCCGGAACGGGTGGCGGTTGAGCTTAATCTTCGGATCTTGGATAAACAGGATTTCCCCCTAACGGTTTTAAATGACGGGGATCGATTGGAGATCATCAATTTCGTCGGCGGGGGGGTTTAA